Genomic window (Gelria sp. Kuro-4):
TGGACTTCGGTTTCCCCCTCTTCCCGCTCCTCACCCTCGACATCCCCAGCTGGGAACCCGCCGCCTGTCCGCTCTGTGCCCAGGGAGTACCAATTGAAGAGCCGGGCAGCCGCTACCTGAAAAAGCACTGAACCCCACGGCCACGGTCGAGCCCCGCCTTCGCCCCTACAGCTGAACTGTAGGGGCTTTTTCTAATCGCAGGCTGGTTCTTGCGGCTCAAGGTTCCTATGCCCGCATCGCTTGACCATGCGCGGGCAATGGTATATACTCACCTTGGAACGCTTGAACAACTGTTTTAATGAGGTGGGAAATAGATGAACAGCGGGTCGGGGCCGGCAGAAAAGGCAGCGCGCAGTGTAAAGTGCGGCGGCGCCGTAAGCGGGGGTGCGCGTTCGGACGACGGCATCTGCCAGGTTTTCGCCGTGGACGCGGAAAAAGTGGCCCGCTGGGTGGGGACCCTGCCCCCCTTGGCGCCGGTGGCCGAGCTCTTCAAGGCGCTGGCCGACGAGACACGGGCCAAGATCCTCTACCTCCTCGCCCACGAGGAGTTTTGTGTCTGCGACCTGGCGACCATCCTCGGCACCACCGTTTCCAACGTCTCGCATCACCTGCGGCTGCTGCGGGCACAGCACCTGGTAAAGTACCGGCGCGAGGGCAAGATGGCCCTTTATTCCCTGGCCGATGCCCACGTACTGCACCTTATTAGTGAGGCCTGCGATCACGCCGGGCACCAGCGGTAACCCATGTCCCTAACCCAGGCCCGCCGCGCGCGCCCGCACCCCGCCCGGGTAGGCAATGCGTAACAGGTAAGTAAAGCGTATAACCTTGGCACAAGTTAAGTTCGATCCATCCAATTCTCTTAAAGAAAAACTTCAAGAAAGGGGCCGCGCCATGCGCTACATCTTAGAGGGCCTCGATTGTGCAAGCTGCGCCGCCAAGATTGAGAAAGAGCTGCGCAAGATCAAGGGACTGGAGCATGTTACGGTGAATTTTGCCGGCCGGAGCGTGGAAGTGCCGGCTGAGCTCTGCGCTGCGGCCCAGGCGGCCATCACCCGGGTGGAACCGGAGGTAACCCTTGTTCCCACCGGAAGAGGCGATAAAGAAGAAGGAAGAAGAAAAGGAAAAGAAGAGGGACGGGAAGGAGAAGAAGACGACGAAAAAGAAGTGCGGCGCACCCTCTTTTTCATCGGGGCGGCGGCACTCCTTCTTGCCTTTGGGGTCCTTTATAACCGCCGCCTGCACGCCACCCCCTACGCCTGGGCTGAGTACGCCGTGCTCCTTACGGCCTACCTTCTTGTGGGCTGGCCGGTGCTGCGCCGGGCTGTGCTCAACCTGCTGCACCGCGACTTCTTCGACGAAAGCTTCCTCATGACAGCGGCTACCCTGGGGGCCGTGGCCATTCACCAGCTGCCTGAGGCGGCAGCCGTGATGCTGTTTTATGCCGTGGGGGAATACCTGCAGGACCGCGCGGTGGACCGTTCCCGCCGCTCCATCGCAGCGCTCCTCAATATCCGGCCGGATCACGCCAATCTCAAGCTGAACGGTGAGGTGCAGGCGGTGCCTCCTGAAGAAGTACCGGTGGGCGCCAGCATCATCGTCAAGCCCGGCGAGCGCGTCCCCCTGGACGGCCAAGTCGTGGAAGGAACGTCGTTTCTCGATACCTCGGCCCTCACCGGTGAGGCGGTGCCACACAAGGTGGAGCCGGGCGAGACCGTCCTGGCCGGGATGGTAAACGGCCAGGGCCTCCTTACCGTCAAGGTCGCCAAGAGCTTCGGCGAGTCCGCCGTCGCCCGGATCCTGCAGCTGGTGGAAGAAGCGGGGGCACGCAAGGCTCCCACCGAGCAGTTCATCAGCGTCTTCGCCCGTTACTACACGCCGGCGGTGGTCGGCGCCGCCCTGGCGGTGGCCCTGGTGCCGCCGCTCCTTCTTCCCGGCGCCGCCTTTTCGGAGTGGGTGTACCGTGCCCTGGTGCTCCTGGTAATCTCCTGCCCCTGCGCTCTCGTGGTTTCCATCCCCCTGGGGTATTTCGGCGGCATCGGCGGGGCCTCGCGCCAGGGCATTCTGGTCAAAGGGGCCAACTTCCTGGACGCCCTCACGGCGCTTCACACCGTGGCCTTCGATAAGACCGGGACGTTGACCAAGGGCGTGTTTCGCGTCACCAAAGTGGTACCTTACAACGGCTTCAGCGAAAAAGAGCTCCTCGGCACCGCCGCTGCTGCTGAGGCCTACTCCACCCACCCCATCGCCCAATCCATCCGCCAGGCCTACGGTTGGGATATTCCCGCAGACCAGGTGCACAATTACCGGGAAATCCCCGGCCACGGCGTCGCCGCCGAGGTACAGGGAAAAACGGTGCTCGTCGGCAACGACCGGCTGCTTCACCGCGAGGGCATCGCCCACGGGGCGGAGGTGTGCCATCTGGAAGGGACGAGCGTTCATGTGGCCGTGGCCGGGACCTTCGCCGGTTACATCGTCATCGCCGACGAGCTCAAAGAAGACGCCGGCGAGGCCGTGCGCCACCTGAAGGAGCTGGGAGTAGCCAAGGTGGTGCTCCTTACCGGAGACGAGGAAAGCGCCGCCCGGCGCGTGGCCGAGACTCTAGGGCTGGATGCCTGCTTTGCCGGCCTTCTTCCCGAGGATAAGGTTCGCAAAATCGAAGAACTCATGGCGGCGCTCCCCGAGCGGCGCCGGCACAAGCTCGCCTTTGTCGGCGACGGCATCAACGACGCCCCGGTTATCACCCGGGCCGACATCGGTGTGGCCATGGGAGCCCTCGGCTCCGACGCCGCCATTGAAGCGGCAGACGTGGTGCTGATGGAAGACTCGCCGGGGCGCCTGGCTGCTGCCCTTGAGATAGCGCGGCACACACGCCGCATCGTAACCGAGAACATCGTCCTCGCCCTCGCCATCAAGGCTTTCTT
Coding sequences:
- a CDS encoding heavy metal translocating P-type ATPase, with the protein product MRYILEGLDCASCAAKIEKELRKIKGLEHVTVNFAGRSVEVPAELCAAAQAAITRVEPEVTLVPTGRGDKEEGRRKGKEEGREGEEDDEKEVRRTLFFIGAAALLLAFGVLYNRRLHATPYAWAEYAVLLTAYLLVGWPVLRRAVLNLLHRDFFDESFLMTAATLGAVAIHQLPEAAAVMLFYAVGEYLQDRAVDRSRRSIAALLNIRPDHANLKLNGEVQAVPPEEVPVGASIIVKPGERVPLDGQVVEGTSFLDTSALTGEAVPHKVEPGETVLAGMVNGQGLLTVKVAKSFGESAVARILQLVEEAGARKAPTEQFISVFARYYTPAVVGAALAVALVPPLLLPGAAFSEWVYRALVLLVISCPCALVVSIPLGYFGGIGGASRQGILVKGANFLDALTALHTVAFDKTGTLTKGVFRVTKVVPYNGFSEKELLGTAAAAEAYSTHPIAQSIRQAYGWDIPADQVHNYREIPGHGVAAEVQGKTVLVGNDRLLHREGIAHGAEVCHLEGTSVHVAVAGTFAGYIVIADELKEDAGEAVRHLKELGVAKVVLLTGDEESAARRVAETLGLDACFAGLLPEDKVRKIEELMAALPERRRHKLAFVGDGINDAPVITRADIGVAMGALGSDAAIEAADVVLMEDSPGRLAAALEIARHTRRIVTENIVLALAIKAFFFGLGILGLASIWEAVFADVGVTVLAVLNATRTLNYRRPSSS
- a CDS encoding metalloregulator ArsR/SmtB family transcription factor, with protein sequence MNSGSGPAEKAARSVKCGGAVSGGARSDDGICQVFAVDAEKVARWVGTLPPLAPVAELFKALADETRAKILYLLAHEEFCVCDLATILGTTVSNVSHHLRLLRAQHLVKYRREGKMALYSLADAHVLHLISEACDHAGHQR